The proteins below come from a single Hippocampus zosterae strain Florida chromosome 5, ASM2543408v3, whole genome shotgun sequence genomic window:
- the LOC127600341 gene encoding transmembrane protein 74 produces MASPVLPLTRDDDKQPHSRAVLERLSAVLHVRKQGESTGGGSLGDAGCNPARRCHDRCHSAARRSEVKLRPFGEEKVRVCCDEELETSFTYIDENVNLAIGSPETSCKSSQKNGRNCESCSETVPEFSFMSEDDLSFVEASGSSVDYWFISAVTFLVTGISLVIISYAVPRDVVVDRDTLSAREMEKMELENARIGAHLDRCVIAGLCLLTLGGVVLSTLLMISMWKGEMYRRKIIAYSKRSAKLYGSISLKTKSSPSHSSAHLSLEDVVESLN; encoded by the coding sequence ATGGCTTCTCCGGTGCTGCCTTTAACAAGAGACGATGATAAGCAGCCACATTCTCGTGCCGTCCTGGAACGCCTCTCCGCTGTGCTGCACGTCCGCAAGCAGGGCGAATCAACCGGAGGGGGGTCCCTCGGGGACGCCGGCTGTAACCCGGCCCGGAGATGCCATGACCGTTGTCATTCAGCTGCGAGGCGCTCGGAGGTCAAACTGCGTCCTTTTGGGGAGGAGAAAGTGCGCGTCTGCTGTGACGAGGAATTGGAGACATCCTTCACCTATATAGATGAAAACGTCAACCTGGCGATTGGCAGCCCAGAGACAAGCTGTAAAAGTTCTCAAAAAAACGGGCGCAACTGCGAGTCGTGCTCAGAGACCGTACCAGAATTCTCTTTCATGTCGGAGGATGATCTATCCTTTGTGGAGGCCTCAGGGTCCTCAGTGGACTACTGGTTTATTAGCGCAGTCACTTTTTTGGTGACGGGCATCTCTTTGGTGATCATCTCCTACGCTGTGCCCCGGGATGTGGTCGTGGACAGGGACACTCTCTCGGCCAGGGAGATGGAGAAAATGGAACTGGAGAATGCACGCATTGGAGCTCACCTGGACCGATGTGTCATAGCAGGATTGTGCTTGTTGACTCTGGGAGGGGTTGTCCTCTCCACGCTGCTCATGATCTCCATGTGGAAAGGAGAGATGTACAGGAGAAAAATCATTGCGTATTCTAAACGTTCCGCCAAACTGTATGGTTCCATTAGCCTGAAAACTAAATCTAGTCCCAGTCACTCCTCGGCACACTTATCCCTTGAGGATGTTGTGGAAAGTTTGAACTAG